The proteins below are encoded in one region of Triticum aestivum cultivar Chinese Spring chromosome 1B, IWGSC CS RefSeq v2.1, whole genome shotgun sequence:
- the LOC123114830 gene encoding serine/threonine protein phosphatase 2A 57 kDa regulatory subunit B' kappa isoform, whose product MWKQFLGKLSGKSPKSGGGGGWGSPPPKFPTSYDVNGRQWDSMRASPPLAAIAGAEGETREDVFLRKLNVCCVLFDFSNDRGRDSPERERKRQVLMSLVDCLGTAEEPLTEAMVSACVRMFAINLFRVFPPKVRPGTGAAAEADEDDPFFDPSWYHLQVVYELLLRFVTSPVIDVKVARKYMDNSFISRLLDLLDSDDPRERDCLKTVLHRIYGKFMGNRPFIRKAVSNIFYRFVSDADRHNGIAELLEVFGSVISGFAKPLKEEHKLFLWKALIPLHKPKTVGMYLPQLTYCITQFIDKEPKLSGTVIRGLLKYWPVTNSQKEMMFLGELEEVLELTEMPEFQKCMVPLFRRVAHCLNSSHFQVAERALFLWNNEHLFGLISQNHQVILPIIYPALERNARLHWNQSVLNVTMNVRKMFFDMDQKLLLACEKNFQEEEEKQAASEERRRLIWEHLERNAAFHPVTRDISFAAFPKPAPLVAPTMT is encoded by the exons ATGTGGAAGCAGTTCCTTGGTAAGCTCTCGGGGAAGTCGCCGAAATCCGGTGGAGGCGGGGGCTGGGGATCTCCGCCGCCCAAGTTCCCAACGTCGTATGACGTGAATGGGAGGCAGTGGGACTCGATGCGGGCGTCTCCTCCGCTCGCGGCTATCGCCGGAGCGGAGGGGGAGACAAGGGAGGACGTGTTCCTCCGGAAGCTGAACGTCTGCTGCGTGTTGTTCGACTTCTCCAACGACCGGGGCCGGGACTCTCCGGAGAGGGAGAGAAAGCGGCAGGTGCTCATGTCTCTCGTCGACTGCCTCGGCACGGCGGAGGAGCCCCTCACGGAGGCGATGGTCTCGGCCTGCGTGCGTATGTTCGCCATCAACCTGTTCAGGGTCTTCCCGCCCAAGGTCCGGCCAGGCACCGGGGCAGCTGCCGAGGCTGACGAGGACGATCCGTTCTTTGACCCCTCATGGTACCACTTACAGGTCGTATACGAGCTGCTCCTCCGGTTCGTCACCTCTCCGGTCATTGATGTGAAGGTGGCTCGCAAGTACATGGACAATTCGTTCATCTCTAGGCTGCTTGATTTGTTAGATTCTGATGATCCTAGAGAAAGGGATTGCTTGAAGACAGTATTGCATAGGATATACGGAAAATTCATGGGTAATCGGCCCTTCATCCGCAAGGCTGTGAGCAATATCTTCTATAGGTTTGTATCCGACGCTGATCGTCACAATGGGATTGCTGAACTCTTGGAGGTGTTCGGGAGTGTGATTAGTGGGTTTGCGAAACCACTGAAGGAGGAGCATAAGTTATTTCTGTGGAAGGCATTGATTCCTCTTCATAAACCGAAGACAGTGGGCATGTATCTGCCGCAGTTGACATACTGCATTACACAGTTTATTGACAAGGAACCAAAGCTCTCAGGGACTGTGATCAGAGGCCTGTTGAAGTACTGGCCAGTGACGAACAGTCAGAAAGAGATGATGTTCTTGGGGGAGTTGGAGGAGGTGCTGGAATTGACAGAAATGCCCGAGTTCCAGAAGTGCATGGTCCCATTGTTTCGGAGGGTTGCACACTGCTTGAATAGCTCTCATTTTCAG GTTGCTGAAAGAGCCTTATTCCTGTGGAACAATGAGCACTTGTTCGGTTTGATCTCTCAAAACCACCAAGTTATCTTGCCAATCATATATCCAGCTCTCGAAAGGAATGCTCGTTTGCATTGGAACCAATCGGTTCTGAATGTTACAATgaatgtcaggaaaatgttcttcgACATGGATCAGAAGCTGCTGTTGGCTTGTGAGAAAAATTTCCAAGAGGAGGAAGAGAAGCAAGCCGCATCTGAGGAGCGGAGAAGGCTTATATGGGAGCACCTTGAGAGGAATGCCGCATTCCATCCAGTAACCAGAGACATCAGCTTTGCTGCTTTTCCTAAACCTGCTCCTCTGGTAGCTCCCACTATGACATAA